In the genome of Hymenobacter cellulosivorans, one region contains:
- a CDS encoding WD40 repeat domain-containing protein has translation MPLLYRPEVHKLATLSGHHDCVYALTGDPAQPIIYSAGSDGFVVAWNTDQPERDGELVARVENSVYALHYVSGRHLLLIGHNFQGVQVIDLEQKKLVHATALPPMAIFDIAYSAPRQRIYVALADGTLAVLHAQDFRLLHLLRLSEKSLRCLALHEERNELAVGGSDQLIRVLDADTLTVKYTLEGSTNSVFTATYSPDGRWLLTAGRDAHLRIWDVANDYREQQTIIAHLFAINHVAYSPDGQFFATCSMDKSIKLWEADSFRLLRVLDKARHAGHGTSVNKLFWSGPRKRLVSCSDDRSLAVWQLVQSS, from the coding sequence ATGCCGCTGCTGTATCGTCCGGAGGTTCACAAACTTGCCACCCTGAGCGGCCACCACGACTGCGTGTACGCCCTGACCGGCGACCCGGCGCAGCCTATCATCTACTCGGCCGGCTCCGATGGCTTTGTGGTCGCCTGGAACACCGACCAGCCCGAGCGGGACGGCGAACTGGTAGCCCGGGTCGAAAACTCGGTGTACGCCCTGCATTACGTGTCCGGCCGCCATCTGCTGCTGATTGGGCACAATTTTCAGGGCGTGCAGGTCATCGACTTAGAGCAGAAAAAGCTGGTTCACGCCACGGCTTTGCCGCCCATGGCCATCTTCGATATTGCTTATTCCGCGCCGCGGCAGCGCATTTACGTGGCCCTGGCCGATGGCACGCTGGCTGTGCTGCACGCCCAGGATTTTCGGCTGCTGCACCTGCTGCGGCTCTCCGAGAAAAGTTTGCGCTGCCTGGCCCTGCACGAGGAGCGCAACGAGCTGGCCGTGGGTGGCAGCGACCAACTGATTCGGGTGCTGGACGCCGATACGCTAACCGTGAAATACACCCTGGAAGGCTCGACCAACTCGGTGTTTACGGCCACGTATTCGCCCGATGGGCGCTGGCTGCTCACGGCCGGCCGCGACGCCCACCTGCGCATTTGGGACGTGGCCAACGACTACCGGGAGCAGCAGACCATTATTGCCCACCTGTTTGCCATCAACCACGTGGCCTACAGCCCCGACGGGCAGTTTTTTGCCACCTGTAGCATGGACAAATCCATCAAGCTCTGGGAGGCCGACAGCTTCCGCCTGCTGCGCGTGCTCGACAAGGCCCGGCACGCCGGCCACGGCACTTCGGTCAACAAGTTATTTTGGTCCGGACCGCGGAAACGGCTAGTTTCGTGTAGCGACGACCGAAGTCTTGCGGTTTGGCAACTGGTGCAGAGTAGCTAG
- a CDS encoding helix-turn-helix domain-containing protein, which produces MPKQLNHHAEMVVVCSGDVRYGGELIYEDHLLVRVLAGELRVVLADRTLICGEGDTVLLPRRQLATLIKYPKDGTAYRAVIMKLSMASVRAYYAQHPARATGPAAPGVLLFPQSPLLQSLFASLLPYLELEQTLPEKLLALKVAEVIEILRSLSLSSDAVLADFAEPGKLNLVEFMEANYMFNLPLASFSYLTGRSLTTFKRDFHKAFQLSPQRWLTQKRLALAHYQLSEKKRKPVELYLEVGFENLAHFSYAFKKHFGYPPTALTGPGSAPVGSQ; this is translated from the coding sequence ATGCCCAAGCAACTAAACCACCATGCCGAAATGGTCGTCGTGTGTAGCGGCGACGTGCGCTACGGCGGGGAGCTAATCTACGAAGACCACCTTCTGGTCAGGGTGCTGGCCGGGGAGCTGAGAGTGGTGCTGGCCGACCGCACCCTCATCTGCGGGGAAGGCGACACGGTGCTGTTGCCCCGCAGGCAGCTCGCCACGCTGATCAAGTATCCCAAAGACGGCACTGCCTATCGGGCCGTAATCATGAAGCTGTCCATGGCCAGCGTGCGGGCCTACTACGCGCAGCATCCGGCCAGGGCCACGGGGCCGGCTGCCCCAGGCGTGCTGCTGTTCCCGCAAAGCCCGCTGTTGCAGAGCCTGTTCGCCTCCTTGCTGCCCTACCTGGAACTAGAGCAGACGCTGCCGGAAAAGCTGCTGGCGCTCAAGGTAGCCGAGGTAATCGAGATACTGCGCAGCCTCAGCCTCAGCAGCGACGCGGTGCTGGCCGACTTTGCCGAGCCGGGCAAGCTGAACCTGGTCGAGTTTATGGAGGCCAACTACATGTTCAACCTGCCCCTGGCTTCCTTTAGCTACCTCACCGGCCGCAGCCTGACTACGTTTAAGCGGGACTTTCACAAAGCCTTTCAACTCAGCCCCCAGCGCTGGCTCACCCAAAAACGCCTGGCCCTGGCCCATTACCAGCTCTCGGAAAAGAAACGCAAGCCCGTGGAGCTCTACCTGGAAGTCGGCTTCGAGAATCTGGCGCACTTCTCCTATGCCTTCAAAAAGCACTTTGGGTACCCGCCCACGGCCCTGACCGGGCCCGGGAGTGCCCCCGTTGGTAGCCAGTAG
- a CDS encoding SDR family oxidoreductase, translated as MKSALVTGANKGIGLEVAKLLAQHGFFVYLGSRNLESGQAAAQQLNALGLTTVEAVQLDVTNPESIQAARRAVGQKTPVLDVLINNAGISGGMVQPALQATLAQFRDVFETNVFGVAGVTQAFIDLLEKAPAPRIVNVSTAMASLSSYADLDNEALDYRFPVYQSSKAALNMYTINLAHALRGTAFKVNAVCPGYTKTDFTGHQGTSTVEEAGQRIVKYALIGPDGPTGKYFSEEYFPAPATCPW; from the coding sequence ATGAAATCAGCCTTAGTAACCGGCGCCAACAAAGGCATCGGCCTGGAAGTCGCCAAACTACTCGCCCAGCACGGGTTTTTCGTTTACCTCGGCAGCCGCAACCTGGAGAGCGGACAAGCCGCCGCCCAGCAGCTCAACGCCCTCGGGCTCACCACTGTCGAAGCCGTGCAGCTGGACGTCACCAATCCTGAGTCCATCCAAGCGGCCCGCCGGGCGGTAGGCCAGAAAACGCCCGTACTGGATGTGTTAATCAACAATGCCGGCATTAGCGGGGGCATGGTGCAGCCGGCATTGCAGGCCACGCTGGCGCAGTTTCGGGACGTATTCGAAACCAACGTGTTCGGCGTGGCCGGCGTCACGCAGGCGTTTATCGACCTGCTGGAAAAGGCTCCCGCGCCGCGCATCGTCAACGTGAGTACTGCTATGGCCTCGCTGTCGTCGTACGCCGACCTGGACAACGAGGCGCTGGACTACCGGTTTCCGGTGTATCAGTCGTCGAAAGCGGCTTTGAACATGTACACCATCAACCTGGCCCACGCCCTGCGCGGCACGGCCTTTAAAGTGAATGCCGTGTGCCCGGGCTACACCAAAACCGACTTCACCGGCCACCAAGGCACCAGCACGGTCGAGGAAGCCGGGCAGCGCATCGTCAAATACGCCCTGATTGGGCCCGACGGACCCACCGGCAAGTACTTCAGCGAGGAATACTTCCCCGCCCCGGCCACCTGTCCGTGGTAG
- a CDS encoding transglutaminase-like domain-containing protein: MTNKEIKALISLLDDPEIAPQIQDRIQTLGESIIPFLEESWEESLDPQQQQRLEDLIHNLQFEGLQQRLRVWRDSGGENLLEGMWLLNSYQYPDADLQALNRAIEQLRFEVWTLLRPDMHPADQVQVLNHVLFRNHKFAANTQNFHSPANSMLHLVLETRRGNPLTLCVIYLLVAQRLELPIYGVNLPNLFVLTFQPQDKTFPAFYINCYNRGLILSRTDIEHYVAQLNLSSNDIFFEPCSHLDIVRRALRNLMLSFEKMQEPAKAAEVSKLLAILTDESGNVTDGETGAEDDEE, encoded by the coding sequence ATGACCAACAAAGAAATTAAAGCCCTCATTTCCCTGCTGGACGATCCGGAAATTGCCCCGCAGATTCAGGACCGGATCCAGACGCTGGGGGAAAGTATTATCCCGTTTTTAGAAGAATCGTGGGAGGAAAGTCTCGACCCGCAGCAGCAGCAGCGCCTCGAAGACCTGATTCACAACCTGCAGTTTGAAGGCCTGCAGCAGCGCCTGCGCGTGTGGCGCGACTCGGGCGGCGAAAACCTGCTCGAAGGCATGTGGCTGCTTAATTCCTACCAGTACCCTGATGCCGACCTGCAGGCCCTGAACCGCGCCATCGAGCAGCTGCGCTTCGAAGTCTGGACCCTGCTGCGCCCCGATATGCACCCCGCCGACCAGGTGCAGGTCCTAAACCACGTGCTGTTTCGCAACCATAAGTTTGCGGCCAACACCCAGAATTTTCACTCGCCAGCTAACTCCATGCTCCACCTGGTGCTGGAAACCCGCCGCGGCAACCCGCTTACCCTCTGCGTAATCTATCTGCTGGTCGCTCAGCGACTGGAACTGCCCATCTACGGGGTGAATCTGCCTAACCTGTTTGTGCTCACCTTTCAGCCCCAGGACAAAACCTTTCCAGCCTTCTACATCAACTGCTACAACCGCGGCCTGATTCTCTCGCGCACCGACATTGAGCACTATGTAGCCCAGCTGAACCTGTCGTCCAATGACATTTTCTTCGAGCCCTGTTCCCACCTCGACATCGTGCGCCGGGCCCTGCGCAACCTGATGCTGAGCTTCGAAAAGATGCAAGAGCCCGCCAAAGCCGCCGAAGTAAGCAAGCTCCTGGCCATCCTCACCGACGAAAGCGGCAACGTGACGGACGGCGAAACGGGAGCCGAAGACGACGAGGAGTAA
- a CDS encoding redoxin domain-containing protein, with product MTFRRISLIAAVALVFSALAVGVARAQDGRSVSDFSLQSPTNATVTLSSYAKNKAVVVVFVNPNCAFSKLYQSRLNALNSAYSGRGVQFLFINTPINLEATADAADAEKLKMKTTGGEDYPYLTDEGQKVSTLLGATKTPEAVVLVPAGTGFVIRYKGAIDDNAQVEAYAKEKYLAQVLDNLLAGRPAGIPDKRAAGCLIKKP from the coding sequence ATGACCTTTCGCCGAATTTCCCTTATTGCTGCCGTAGCCCTAGTTTTTTCCGCTCTTGCCGTAGGGGTAGCCCGCGCTCAGGATGGCCGCTCGGTCAGCGACTTTAGCCTGCAAAGTCCCACCAATGCGACGGTAACGCTCAGCAGCTACGCCAAAAACAAGGCTGTGGTGGTAGTGTTCGTGAACCCCAACTGCGCCTTTTCCAAGCTTTACCAGAGCCGGCTGAATGCCCTAAACTCGGCCTACAGCGGCCGGGGCGTGCAGTTCCTGTTCATTAATACGCCCATCAACCTGGAGGCTACCGCCGACGCGGCCGATGCCGAGAAGCTCAAGATGAAAACCACCGGCGGCGAGGATTATCCTTACCTCACCGACGAAGGTCAGAAGGTAAGCACCCTGCTGGGTGCCACCAAAACGCCCGAAGCCGTGGTGCTCGTGCCCGCCGGAACTGGCTTCGTGATTCGCTACAAAGGTGCCATTGACGACAATGCTCAGGTGGAAGCCTACGCCAAGGAAAAATACCTGGCCCAGGTGCTGGATAACCTCCTGGCTGGCCGCCCCGCCGGCATCCCCGATAAGCGCGCCGCCGGCTGTTTGATTAAAAAGCCGTAG
- a CDS encoding helix-turn-helix domain-containing protein → MPSVPADYQPAEFSLTAAVRAHLGVSTRQLGRYLGVTAGFVSHIEVGRRGLSAARLPRLLWLSHLLPPPLGQGQPAVPGPALFEPLAPLPAPDELLPAWPASAPEPAAEALRSRLRECRLLLLTHGEELARLQGRATQLAHRRWGLAQLRAVAPPADPDEAAHYARWLAELADDLAREEPSPATAAAYLVLRARVAGLRAEVAALAAG, encoded by the coding sequence ATGCCTAGTGTTCCTGCTGATTATCAACCCGCCGAGTTCAGCCTGACGGCCGCCGTGCGGGCCCACTTGGGAGTATCGACGCGGCAACTGGGCCGCTACCTAGGAGTAACGGCGGGGTTTGTTTCGCACATAGAAGTCGGGCGGCGGGGGCTGTCGGCGGCCCGGTTGCCACGCCTGCTCTGGCTCAGCCACCTGCTGCCCCCGCCCCTGGGGCAGGGGCAACCGGCAGTGCCCGGCCCGGCCTTGTTCGAGCCGCTGGCCCCGCTGCCTGCCCCCGATGAGCTGTTGCCGGCTTGGCCCGCCTCGGCCCCCGAACCGGCCGCCGAGGCCTTGCGGAGCCGCCTGCGCGAGTGTCGGCTGCTGCTGCTCACGCACGGGGAGGAGCTGGCCCGGTTGCAGGGGCGGGCCACCCAGCTGGCTCATCGGCGGTGGGGGTTGGCCCAGCTCCGGGCCGTGGCCCCACCCGCCGACCCAGATGAGGCCGCGCACTATGCCCGGTGGCTGGCTGAGCTGGCCGATGACCTGGCCCGGGAGGAGCCAAGTCCGGCTACCGCAGCGGCCTACCTGGTACTGCGGGCCCGCGTGGCCGGGCTGCGGGCCGAAGTGGCGGCGTTGGCCGCTGGCTAG
- a CDS encoding toll/interleukin-1 receptor domain-containing protein, translated as MQNEEVIRQEAKDFYHNEIEYARRSEAINDFHAIKNRLLDFYSPENKALFLDEISNLVMSSLQKHRDDKHGGKPGIDCGYEKKPVKLLFYIQQEVETLPIVAHQKNAANAKQERKKVFISYSHLDKDYLNDIQRHFKPFLSQIDFWDDTKILPGQKWKNEIRKAIDDSKVAILLVSTDFLGSDFISTNELPPLLQAAEESGAVILIVILKPCLFEEFDALNQYQAMNPPSRPIVKMEDFEKEELYVNLVRQTKRILKGE; from the coding sequence ATGCAAAACGAAGAAGTGATTAGACAGGAGGCAAAAGACTTCTATCATAATGAGATAGAATATGCACGCAGAAGCGAAGCAATTAATGATTTTCATGCAATTAAGAACCGTTTACTGGATTTTTATTCGCCTGAGAATAAAGCTCTTTTCTTAGATGAAATAAGCAATCTTGTTATGAGTTCATTGCAAAAGCATAGAGATGATAAGCATGGAGGAAAGCCTGGTATAGACTGTGGGTATGAGAAAAAGCCTGTGAAGCTTCTGTTCTATATACAGCAAGAAGTAGAGACTTTACCTATCGTAGCACATCAGAAAAATGCTGCTAATGCAAAACAAGAGAGAAAAAAAGTATTCATAAGTTATAGTCATTTAGATAAAGATTATTTGAACGACATACAGAGGCATTTTAAGCCTTTTCTGAGCCAAATTGACTTTTGGGATGATACAAAAATACTTCCTGGTCAGAAGTGGAAGAATGAGATAAGAAAAGCAATAGATGATAGTAAAGTAGCAATCTTACTTGTCAGCACAGATTTTTTAGGTTCTGATTTTATTTCAACTAACGAATTGCCTCCACTTCTTCAAGCAGCAGAGGAAAGCGGAGCAGTTATTCTGATCGTTATTTTAAAGCCATGCCTTTTTGAGGAGTTTGACGCCTTGAATCAATATCAAGCAATGAACCCTCCAAGCAGGCCTATTGTAAAAATGGAAGACTTTGAGAAAGAAGAACTATACGTAAACTTAGTTAGACAAACAAAGAGAATACTGAAAGGAGAGTAA
- a CDS encoding 4'-phosphopantetheinyl transferase superfamily protein, translating to MPLHSVTPLSDHALLGLWHLTEQPADLLSQVPRPELYSQLQPTTRDEARTLQWLGGRALAHALLAQVNPEARAVLRNDENGRPYFEQLPDYAVSLSHSGQWLAGIVATRGRVGTDIELIRTKAQLLAPRFLSKDELANTGDDVAKHSLYWSAKETLYKLHSRRGLVFKEQIRLNPFELREAGVLTGHLLLENSRSQHQIHYQRPAPDYVLTYCVEDARPPSF from the coding sequence ATGCCCCTGCACTCCGTCACGCCGCTTTCCGACCATGCCCTGCTGGGCTTGTGGCACCTGACGGAGCAGCCCGCCGACTTACTAAGCCAGGTACCCCGACCCGAACTATACAGCCAATTGCAGCCCACAACCCGCGACGAAGCCCGCACCTTGCAGTGGCTGGGTGGCCGGGCTTTGGCCCACGCCTTGCTCGCGCAGGTAAACCCCGAGGCCCGGGCCGTGCTGCGCAACGACGAAAACGGCCGTCCTTACTTCGAGCAGCTACCTGATTACGCAGTTTCGTTGTCGCACTCGGGCCAGTGGCTGGCGGGCATCGTGGCTACTCGCGGCCGCGTTGGCACAGATATTGAACTGATTCGCACCAAAGCGCAATTGTTGGCTCCCAGGTTTTTATCGAAAGACGAGCTAGCCAACACCGGCGACGATGTAGCTAAACATAGTCTCTATTGGAGTGCCAAAGAGACGCTCTATAAGCTGCATAGCCGCCGGGGCCTGGTGTTCAAAGAGCAAATTCGGCTCAACCCGTTTGAGCTGCGGGAGGCAGGTGTGTTGACGGGGCACCTGCTGCTAGAAAACTCCCGCAGCCAACACCAGATTCACTACCAGCGCCCTGCCCCCGACTACGTGCTGACCTACTGCGTGGAAGACGCGCGGCCTCCCTCCTTCTGA
- a CDS encoding PH domain-containing protein gives MSNFPVYGLIAIGVFVLTQYLAKASKHAPGQDAEGHILVLMPGFFRLLGLFSCAIGLGLLLWALFEHNPDDMGLQLLLAAMFGGMGLYLLLSWYGGRLTLTPEGIWRQSMLGQPHLLRWEAIQTVRFSAFSMAVQVSDGKRQVKCYTYSVGANQLVEELTRHLGRSRAELGIPNF, from the coding sequence ATGAGCAATTTCCCGGTGTATGGACTCATTGCCATTGGGGTATTTGTCCTGACGCAGTATCTGGCAAAAGCCTCGAAGCACGCGCCCGGCCAGGATGCCGAGGGTCATATCCTCGTGCTGATGCCGGGCTTCTTCCGGCTCCTGGGTCTGTTTTCGTGCGCTATCGGGCTGGGTTTGCTGTTGTGGGCCCTCTTCGAGCATAACCCGGATGATATGGGCCTCCAACTTCTGCTGGCGGCTATGTTTGGGGGTATGGGCCTGTACTTGCTGCTGAGCTGGTACGGGGGGCGGCTTACGCTCACGCCGGAGGGCATCTGGCGCCAATCTATGCTGGGCCAGCCGCACCTGCTACGCTGGGAGGCCATCCAGACTGTCCGCTTTAGTGCCTTTAGCATGGCAGTACAGGTATCGGACGGAAAACGGCAGGTCAAGTGCTACACCTACTCGGTGGGGGCCAACCAGCTGGTAGAGGAGCTCACCCGGCACCTGGGCCGTTCACGGGCCGAGTTGGGTATTCCCAACTTCTAG
- a CDS encoding HPP family protein has translation MQRRLRQQARRVKLIIYEETLFDYKEHIWTFLGSFIGIGLIGLLNSYVLERTDTLWIIGSFGATSVLLYGHINSPLAQPRNLIGGHLIGAFIGVTVQKLVGGELWLAAALAVSLTIVAMQMTKTLHPPGGATALVANIGSAQLKALGYWYMLMPVLTGVVILLLVALVFNNITATRSYPRNKDWYKIWRRRYV, from the coding sequence ATGCAAAGAAGATTGCGGCAGCAGGCCCGCCGGGTAAAGCTGATTATTTACGAGGAAACCCTCTTCGACTACAAAGAGCACATCTGGACGTTTCTGGGCTCCTTTATCGGTATTGGCCTCATTGGCCTGCTGAACAGCTACGTGCTGGAGCGCACCGACACGCTGTGGATAATTGGTTCGTTCGGGGCAACCTCCGTTCTACTGTACGGCCATATCAACTCGCCGCTGGCTCAGCCGCGCAACCTCATTGGTGGCCACCTGATTGGCGCATTTATCGGCGTCACGGTGCAGAAGCTGGTGGGAGGGGAGCTGTGGCTAGCTGCGGCCCTAGCCGTGTCATTAACCATCGTGGCCATGCAGATGACCAAGACCCTGCACCCACCCGGTGGCGCTACTGCCCTCGTGGCTAACATCGGCTCGGCCCAGCTCAAGGCGCTCGGCTACTGGTATATGCTCATGCCGGTGCTGACGGGCGTCGTTATTCTGTTGCTGGTGGCCCTGGTGTTCAACAATATCACGGCCACGCGCAGCTACCCGCGCAACAAGGATTGGTATAAGATCTGGCGCCGCCGCTACGTGTAG
- a CDS encoding DivIVA domain-containing protein, translating to MKITALDIRQKTFEKAFRGLNKEEVEAFLVTLSQQWERMGDENRELRLKLEHATQEVSKMREVETSLYRTLKTAEDTGNSITEQAQREAELRVREAQLKAEQILADARQKARQVVDDAYKQAERTVGEMKTEVNGLGQECQRLEGQLESLVRDLQRLANDTIDKVEKVKARPKTEAAAILSRAASVKVSKPDSSPETDTAMYVGSASTSSVAAVAGATAATAGGVALRDTPAARPIGPQPGSYNPKPGQQPDPGAPAQTPGPDIEPNRTPNENPGHVDPSRIYNPEPARVPDPTGPRIEPTAPDIQPIGPGHPEITQPSPSTHPGMAATAAEKSFFDEI from the coding sequence ATGAAAATTACCGCCCTCGATATTCGGCAAAAAACCTTTGAAAAGGCCTTCCGCGGCCTCAACAAAGAAGAAGTAGAAGCCTTCCTGGTGACCTTGTCGCAGCAGTGGGAGCGAATGGGTGACGAAAACCGGGAGCTGCGCCTCAAGCTGGAGCACGCCACCCAGGAAGTAAGCAAGATGCGGGAAGTGGAAACCTCCCTCTACCGTACCCTCAAAACGGCCGAAGACACCGGCAACAGCATTACCGAGCAGGCCCAGCGCGAGGCTGAGCTGCGGGTGCGCGAAGCCCAGCTCAAGGCCGAGCAGATTCTGGCCGATGCCCGCCAGAAAGCCCGGCAGGTAGTGGACGATGCCTATAAGCAAGCTGAGCGCACGGTAGGCGAAATGAAAACGGAAGTAAACGGCCTGGGCCAGGAGTGCCAGCGCCTGGAAGGCCAGCTCGAAAGCCTCGTGCGGGATTTACAGCGCCTGGCCAACGACACCATCGACAAGGTAGAGAAAGTGAAAGCTCGGCCGAAAACCGAGGCGGCCGCCATCCTTTCCCGGGCGGCCAGCGTAAAGGTGAGTAAACCTGATTCCTCACCCGAAACCGATACTGCCATGTACGTAGGCTCTGCTTCCACCTCTTCCGTAGCCGCCGTAGCGGGTGCCACTGCTGCCACTGCCGGCGGCGTAGCCCTGCGCGACACGCCCGCCGCCCGCCCCATCGGGCCGCAGCCTGGCAGCTACAATCCCAAACCCGGGCAGCAGCCCGACCCAGGTGCCCCGGCCCAAACGCCCGGCCCCGACATCGAGCCCAACCGCACGCCCAACGAAAACCCCGGTCACGTAGACCCTTCGCGCATTTATAACCCTGAGCCGGCCCGTGTGCCCGACCCCACCGGTCCGCGCATCGAGCCCACCGCCCCAGACATCCAGCCCATTGGCCCTGGTCACCCCGAAATCACCCAGCCTTCGCCTTCCACGCACCCGGGCATGGCTGCTACAGCTGCCGAGAAGTCGTTCTTCGACGAAATCTAG
- the poxB gene encoding ubiquinone-dependent pyruvate dehydrogenase, with amino-acid sequence MAKKTVSEIIVDTLIAAGVKRVYGVVGDSLNGITDVIRAREGIEWIHVRNEEAGAFAAGAEAHVTGSLAVCAGSCGPGNTHLLNGLYDCHRSRVPVLAIAAQIPSVEIGSQYFQETHPELTFKECSAYCELIGHADQTVRCTEIAIQTALTQRGVAVLVVPGDISHQSVETPEPRLPVLRSKPTLVPGIEELRAAADLLNTSDKVTIMAGAGCAQAHAELLQVAEMLGAPVVHALRGKEYVEPNNPYDVGMSGLLGFTSGYEALMAADAMLMLGTDFPYVQFLPQEARTVQIDLRGEHIGRRARVEVGLVGDVAATLQALLPLLNHKSDRRHLEKSLDHYREARQDLDELAVGEPGDASMHPQYVARLLNEQAAEDAIFTCDVGTPTIWAARYLQFNGKRRLIGSFNHGSMANAMPQALGAQLAFPGRQVIALAGDGGFAMLMGELLTLKQLKTPVKIVIFNNNSLAFVELEMKASGILHYGTDLENPNFAALAEAAGIRGIRVTDPAELPTALAAMLAHPGPVILDAVVKRTELSMPPTIQKEQVLGFSLYTLKAIMSGRGDEVLELAKTNLLR; translated from the coding sequence ATGGCGAAGAAAACTGTCTCCGAAATTATTGTCGATACCCTAATTGCCGCCGGCGTAAAGCGCGTCTACGGCGTGGTCGGCGACTCGCTTAACGGCATTACCGACGTTATCCGGGCCCGGGAGGGTATTGAGTGGATTCATGTGCGCAATGAGGAAGCCGGGGCCTTTGCCGCCGGCGCCGAAGCCCATGTGACGGGCAGCCTAGCCGTGTGCGCCGGTTCCTGCGGCCCCGGCAACACCCATTTGCTCAACGGCCTCTACGACTGCCACCGCAGCCGGGTGCCGGTGCTGGCCATTGCCGCCCAGATTCCCAGCGTCGAAATTGGCAGCCAGTACTTCCAGGAAACCCATCCCGAGCTCACCTTCAAGGAATGCAGCGCCTACTGTGAGCTGATTGGCCACGCTGACCAGACCGTGCGCTGCACCGAAATTGCCATCCAGACGGCCCTGACCCAGCGCGGGGTGGCGGTGCTGGTCGTGCCCGGCGACATTAGCCACCAATCAGTAGAGACGCCTGAGCCGCGGCTGCCGGTGCTGCGCAGCAAGCCCACGCTGGTGCCCGGCATCGAGGAGCTGCGGGCCGCTGCTGACCTACTCAATACCAGTGATAAGGTGACCATTATGGCCGGCGCCGGCTGCGCCCAGGCTCACGCCGAACTATTGCAGGTGGCCGAAATGCTGGGTGCGCCGGTGGTTCATGCCCTGCGCGGTAAAGAGTACGTAGAGCCCAACAACCCCTACGACGTGGGTATGAGTGGCCTGCTGGGCTTCACCTCCGGCTACGAGGCCCTGATGGCCGCTGACGCCATGCTCATGCTCGGCACCGACTTTCCCTACGTCCAGTTTCTGCCCCAGGAAGCCCGCACCGTCCAGATTGACCTGCGCGGCGAGCATATCGGCCGTCGCGCCCGGGTCGAAGTAGGCCTTGTCGGCGACGTAGCTGCTACGCTGCAGGCTCTGCTGCCCTTGCTGAATCATAAGTCGGACCGCCGCCACCTGGAGAAGTCTCTGGACCACTACCGCGAAGCCCGCCAAGACCTCGACGAGCTGGCTGTAGGTGAACCCGGCGACGCGAGCATGCACCCACAGTACGTGGCCCGCTTACTCAATGAGCAGGCCGCCGAGGACGCTATTTTCACCTGCGACGTAGGCACCCCTACCATCTGGGCCGCTCGGTACTTGCAGTTCAACGGCAAGCGCCGCCTTATCGGCTCTTTCAACCACGGCAGTATGGCCAACGCCATGCCCCAGGCCCTGGGCGCTCAGCTGGCCTTTCCCGGCCGCCAGGTTATTGCCCTGGCTGGCGACGGGGGCTTTGCCATGCTCATGGGCGAGCTGCTGACGCTGAAGCAGCTCAAGACCCCGGTTAAAATTGTCATTTTCAACAACAACAGCCTGGCCTTCGTGGAATTGGAAATGAAGGCCTCGGGCATCCTGCACTACGGCACCGATTTGGAGAATCCCAACTTCGCCGCCCTGGCCGAAGCGGCTGGCATCCGTGGCATCCGCGTCACGGACCCCGCCGAGTTGCCTACCGCCCTAGCTGCAATGCTGGCCCACCCCGGCCCGGTTATTTTGGATGCCGTGGTGAAGCGCACCGAGTTGTCGATGCCGCCCACCATTCAGAAAGAGCAGGTGCTGGGCTTCAGCCTCTACACGCTTAAAGCCATTATGAGTGGCCGTGGCGACGAAGTGCTGGAGCTGGCCAAAACCAACCTGCTACGGTAA